The following are encoded in a window of Penaeus vannamei isolate JL-2024 chromosome 17, ASM4276789v1, whole genome shotgun sequence genomic DNA:
- the LOC113802451 gene encoding glutamate receptor 1: protein MAGNASCLRIAVADDRLFLIVSKGPPYKITGVLVEIMAIIANYMGVCYEWVVPKDGLYGYMLPNGTWTGMLGLVNRSEADMAGIISITSRYKQAVDVSEPLYMDEYGVMHKRPVLQSDILGFYKPFTSLMWVTLLLCVLATTAVTAAILHWESVFSRPGGNRGDKQRNNFLSSCAKSIHWNFSHLLSQAVWWAPTGNPGRVVGGIWLVSALILTTVYRSNLKAMLIMPRIVLPFDSLKELSESNIVMYVTKGNYFHDYVMVRDVFHCFILLPYLFLTVSFYLHSLQTGSCPLYVMSETFMKSTSRSIAIRKGAEFKPKVDRAIRGLKEFGILDHLLQKALVNATECLKPVTFNLGSESLRTLDLGDFYGVFAIYAGGVFLGCATFIIEICTSLAKKKQEE from the exons ATGGCGGGGAACGCTTCGTGTCTGAGGATAGCCGTTGCTGAT GACCGCCTCTTCTTAATCGTGAGCAAAGGACCGCCTTACAAAATCACTGGCGTTTTGGTCGAGATCATGGCAATCATTGCTAATTACATGGGCGTCTG TTACGAATGGGTTGTACCAAAGGACGGGTTGTACGGGTACATGCTTCCCAACGGGACTTGGACAGGCATGCTTGGCCTTGTGAACAGGTCG GAAGCTGACATGGCGGGGATCATCTCCATCACGTCACGGTACAAGCAGGCGGTGGACGTGAGTGAACCGTTGTACATGGACGAGTACGGGGTAATGCACAAGAGACCGGTTCTGCAGTCCGACATTTTGGGGTTCTACAAGCCGTTTACGTCGCTG ATGTGGGTGACGCTGCTCCTGTGTGTCCTGGCGACGACGGCGGTGACGGCGGCCATCCTGCACTGGGAGTCGGTCTTCTCGCGTCCAGGAGG AAACCGCGGCGATAAACAACGAAACAACTTCCTGTCGTCTTGCGCAAAGTCAATCCACTGGAATTTCTCGCATTTGCTAAGCCAAG CCGTGTGGTGGGCACCGACCGGCAACCCGGGCCGAGTAGTGGGCGGGATCTGGCTCGTCTCCGCCCTCATCCTCACCACCGTCTACCGCTCGAACCTCAAGGCCATGCTCATCATGCCGCGGATCGTGCTGCCCTTTGACAGCCTGAAGGAGCTGTCCGAGTCCAACATCGTCATGTACGTGACCAAAGGGAACTATTTCCATGACTATGTGATGGTAAGGGATG tATTTCATTGCTTTATCTTATTGCCTTATCTCTTTTTAactgtatctttttatcttcacTCATTACAGACTGGTTCTTGTCCGCTATATGTAATGTCAGAGACCTTCATGAAGAGCACCAGCAGAAGCATCGCGATTCGGAAAGGAGCCGAATTCAAGCCTAAAGTGGACCGAGC GATTCGCGGGTTAAAAGAATTTGGGATTCTGGACCACCTGCTGCAGAAGGCCCTCGTGAATGCTACCGAGTGTTTAAAGCCCGTGACCTTTAACCTGGGCTCTGAGAGTCTTCGTACGCTTGACCTTGGTGACTTCTACGGGGTTTTTGCTATCTATGCTGGTG GTGTTTTTTTGGGCTGCGCAACTTTCATAATAGAGATATGCACGTCCCTggcgaagaagaaacaagaagagtaa
- the LOC113822119 gene encoding myb-like protein X codes for MSEINKKVKNGPGDHHLTWNRVTDLHREVPIDVSQPQAQLPGLSNYSLEGFDASSDEEDGISYIQECLSEVFEGIPRLHRRRDGRSYLSLNTPKETEASGASYFGIPVNKDTGFTNANSLAKFISSCPKKDSSQNASHGSLQSPKDKCKPRLPSEQENVEPQPRIINKNRILEPRDWHKDLDLRTFLKNRVKNDFQNSARLSCKQVSNKDSRKLRNLSVNVQYNVFKSKREICFVEGESADKSTDSDSHEVHISEEVCQEIPENESLKNEASGPDIFPEIQMSRKLLDILGTSESNANKEEDANNNSWSKQTPEYGSLLEKSDLEVAYETIRDVDLSVTFQNMSMHEEDIVGLNSSNYIILDETVGSVEEVSIVESTPILPKKEEPNTQFPNTQELEEIHIPSASAEKDLKSDELSTVEQELEPVTKNHQEERRSSSEKPEPQAVSKEFLKNIANEEAVSSSNETEEGTQRENLKLKSEEGNKRENLKLNSEEGNKRENLKLKSEEGNKREKKLNSEEGNKRENLKLKSEAETKAQEAEKTVLLSNEAGNEGLEPEPVKAYMLPFISDNPEENRDNEDPRWSYMAKLQTDEERYQLCRKLWKSLVVPDPNVNLTYFGYLRHKRSQAVPGNKPGNSSTQGPPSRKRQREQDENHSEPPKKRARGIVNLNFTQRSIDRRKDSVTRDYYRDLHAGRYYYNRARLEKAYFEKMEQLRLAQAEIIARHNFYLGLPDQTASISQADVEQELQEMEQHYEKYKHIYRWTERALFV; via the exons gGGATCATCATTTGACATGGAACAGAGTGACTGATCTGCATAGAGAAGTTCCTATAGATGTATCTCAACCACAGGCCCAGCTGCCTGGTCTAAGCAATTATTCCCTTGAAGGTTTTGACGCAAGTAGTGATGAAGAAGATGGCATCTCTTATATCCAGGAATGTCTGTCTGAAGTGTTTGAAGGGATTCCAAGACTACACAGGCGGCGAGATGGGAGAAGTTATCTCAGCCTCAATACACCCAAGGAAACTGAAGCTTCAGGAGCGTCGTACTTTGGAATTCCGGTGAACAAGGACACAGGTTTTACTAATGCCAACTCTCTGGCAAAATTTATCTCATCCTGTCCTAAAAAGGACTCATCACAGAATGCTAGTCATGGTTCACTCCAGAGTCCGAAGGACAAATGCAAGCCACGTCTCCCTTCAGAACAGGAAAATGTTGAACCCCAACCCAGAATTATTAACAAGAACAGGATTTTGGAACCAAGGGACTGGCATAAAGATTTAGATCTAAGAACATTTCTTAAGAATAGGGTGAAGAATGATTTTCAGAACTCAGCAAGACTCAGCTGTAAACAGGTGTCAAATAAAGATAGCAGGAAGTTGAGAAATTTAAGTGTTAATGTGCAATATAATGTGTTCAAATCAAAGCGGGAAATTTGTTTTGTAGAAGGAGAATCTGCAGACAAAAGCACTGACAGTGATAGCCATGAAGTCCATATTTCCGAGGAAGTTTGTCAAGAAATTCCTGAAAATGAGAGCTTGAAGAACGAAGCATCAGGTCCAGATATTTTCCCTGAAATCCAGATGTCAAGGAAACTCTTAGATATATTAGGAACATCAGAAAGCAATGCCAACAAAGAGGaagatgctaacaataatagttGGTCTAAGCAAACACCAGAATATGGGAGCTTGCTGGAGAAAAGTGATTTGGAAGTGGCATATGAAACTATCAGGGATGTTGATTTGAGCGTAACTTTTCAGAACATGTCCATGCATGAGGAAGACATAGTTGGACTGAACAGCTCAAACTACATCATTTTAGATGAGACAGTTGGAAGTGTCGAGGAAGTGAGCATTGTGGAAAGTACCCCCATTCTTCCAAAAAAGGAGGAGCCTAACACACAGTTCCCTAATACTCAGGAGCTAGAAGAAATTCATATACCATCAGCTAGTGCAGAGAAAGATCTAAAATCAGATGAGTTATCAACAGTGGAACAGGAATTAGAGCCAGTAACAAAAAATCACCAGGAGGAGAGACGATCTAGTAGTGAAAAGCCCGAGCCACAAGCTGTGAGTAAAGAATTCTTGAAGAATATTGCAAACGAGGAAGCAGTATCAAGTAGTAATGAAACTGAAGAAGGAACTCAGAGAGAAAACTTGAAATTAAAGTctgaagaaggaaacaaaagagaaaatttgAAGTTAAACTctgaagaaggaaacaaaagagaaaacttgAAGTTAAAGTctgaagaaggaaacaaaagagaaaagaagttaAACTctgaagaaggaaacaaaagagaaaacttgAAGTTAAAATCCGAAGCAGAGACCAAAGCACAGGAAGCAGAAAAGACTGTGTTATTATCTAACGAAGCAGGGAATGAGGGTTTAGAACCAGAGCCTGTAAAAGCATACATGCTTCCATTCATAAGTGACAACCCCGAAGAAAATAGGGATAATGAG GATCCAAGATGGAGTTATATGGCCAAGCTACAGACAGATGAAGAACGATATCAGCTGTGCCGTAAGCTATGGAAGAGTCTTGTTGTGCCGGACCCTAATGTGAACTTGACGTATTTTGGGTATCTCAGGCATAAGAGGAGTCAGGCAGTTCCAGGAAACA AGCCAGGGAATAGCTCCACACAGGGACCCCCCAGTAGAAAACGTCAACGTGAGCAAGACGAAAACCACAGTGAACCCCCAAAGAAAAGGGCGCGTGGGATTGTGAATTTGAACTTCACTCAGAGGTCAATTGACAGGAGAAAGGATTCTGTAACGAGAGACTATTATAGGGACTTGCATGCAGGAAGGTACTACTACAACAGAGCAAGGTTGGAGAAAGCCTATTTTGAGAAGATGGAACAGCTTCGATTAGCGCAAGCAGAG ATTATTGCAAGGCACAACTTTTATTTGGGCCTCCCCGACCAGACAGCCAGCATATCTCAAGCTGACGTGGAACAAGAATTACAGGAAATGGAACAGCACTATgagaaatataagcatatatataggtGGACTGAGAGAGCACTCTTTGTTTAG